Proteins encoded together in one Diceros bicornis minor isolate mBicDic1 unplaced genomic scaffold, mDicBic1.mat.cur scaffold_93_ctg1, whole genome shotgun sequence window:
- the LOC131403864 gene encoding mucin-16-like isoform X2, whose amino-acid sequence MGKPAVWTPSAPTILTPWASMPLCWERRVSTCLLFLSVAPGSAAQSLSIQREHQLHFHIISWNLSNPEPTSSEYTALLRDTQDQVGPPW is encoded by the exons atggggaagccagcagtgtggacgccgtctgcacctaccatcctgaccccgtgggcctccatgcctctgtgctgggagcggagagtctccacctgtctgcttttcctctcggtggctccaggctctgcagcccagagtttatccatccagagagagcaccagctacatttccacatcatcagctggaacctcagcaacccggagcccacatcctcggagtacaccgccctgctgagggacacccaggaccag gtcggtcccccatggtaa
- the LOC131403864 gene encoding mucin-16-like isoform X1, whose protein sequence is MGKPAVWTPSAPTILTPWASMPLCWERRVSTCLLFLSVAPGSAAQSLSIQREHQLHFHIISWNLSNPEPTSSEYTALLRDTQDQVTKLYRGSQL, encoded by the exons atggggaagccagcagtgtggacgccgtctgcacctaccatcctgaccccgtgggcctccatgcctctgtgctgggagcggagagtctccacctgtctgcttttcctctcggtggctccaggctctgcagcccagagtttatccatccagagagagcaccagctacatttccacatcatcagctggaacctcagcaacccggagcccacatcctcggagtacaccgccctgctgagggacacccaggaccag gtcaccaagctctacagaggcagccagctatgA